From the genome of Athalia rosae chromosome 3, iyAthRosa1.1, whole genome shotgun sequence:
TTCTTAGCGACAAGGTGATTACggcgaaatgatttttaaaacaatacCTCGAAAGCAAAGTTCGCCTTCATTCCGATATCTTTATCCGCTAGTTGGGCCATATTTTTACAATACGAATTATAGGAAAGCCATTGGCTGTCGTCGCACTCGTTTTTTAGTTCGGTGTAACGGACAGTTTTACCTGCAGCGGATTCTGGacgaagaatataaaaaagagaagaaaattagcCGGACTTCATGAGCCAGCGCAACATATTCGACAGCAAAATTTAACCAACTCTCTTTTTCCATATCCGATGGATCTGAACGGTGTTCGATTTTCTCGTCACTTCTGACAACCGCGATGGGTTGttgatcgtttttattttctcgctcCTCCGCGCATCGGCAACGGTTTTTAACCAATCTTCTGTAACCCTCGGAACCAGTTGATTTACCGCAGTAAAGATCGTCGAATATCAGAGCAGCCGAAGTAATAATGGAAACTCCGGCGAGCACTAGCCACATCGTCAATTCCAGACCAACCTGATCGGACGACGTGTTTGAGGtagaaaatagttgaaatttttttttttggttttcattttcgctttttcatgGGCTATCAAGCACGGTTTCACAACTACATGACGACACAGTGGCCACCCACTCTACATTCGATATTTTAGtcgttttcaacttttttttgttcgacctACCTCAAGTATGACCCGCAGCATGACCATTAAATGATCGTTTTCATAAATGCGACGAAAAGTTGTGAACGGTAATAATATTACCATTAGAATAAAATCCAAAGCATTCATTATCATTTCTCCGAGAATATTTGACGAATCATCGTTGATCGAATCGACCgagctgaaataaaaatttcgttaaGAAGGATATTTTCACCTGAGTTTCGATCgctatttttagtttttgtaataatatattgtaTGGGTGTGCATGTGTGTGTCTTCGTATACTTGTCTTGGAGAGGAGACGATTCTTCGGGAAAAGGTAAATTATGTTCCGCGTTACTCATGTCGCCGATAATTTCACCGTGACCGATAAAATTAGGTCGAAAATCCGGCATCGTGTAATTTCAATACACCTATTTTGATTGCGCGCTCCACGTCAGCTGATATTTTCATGTCATTTAATCGATAACCTAATTAGCCGCCGATTAACGACCTCGAAATTCATGCGCACACCTCGGATACATATATGACCGttgaattatcgaaattttaaaatttcattttcctttttttttttttttattattcgtctGAAACGGATACCGAAGTGATatagttttatttatcgtaacTAGTCAATTCTGACACAATAGCGTAcacatgtaattttttttttctctcgacagTTATTCATACATTTTTGGAGTTGAAACTCCGAACAAAATGAGATCGCGAATTTACCAGCAAATgaaaatacgtacatatgcatataacAGGAATGTATTGCGACATACCtggtgaaaaatcgaaaatgaacaaaataaataagttacttaaaaatttttggaataattAGTTGTAAAGACTGTTCAACTTTATTAGTAATTACAGAGATATGTATCTATTCGTTATACATTATAAATATTCTAAaactaaatttttatttatctacttTGTTTCgcttaaaaataattgaacttaATTTTTGGTAAGAACAAAGTTCTCAAATCGATTACACGTAATAAGCTATAACCAggttttacttatttttttctgtttaatttatttttttggttttttctctcattattttttttctatttttctcttcttttaatAATCTTCAAACGCACTTTGTATTATCGCATTATTTTTGAGAACCCTGACCAAAAACTGGTGTGGGGTCATAAGTTTGGAAGGTCGAATGTATAAGTACAGTAATTAAGAGCCACGCGTTTTAATAACTCATGAGAATTCAtcgtaataatgaaaatataatatcatcaGACACATGTCATGTGTGATTAATTTTGGTTTTATCCCGGCAGTCCCTTATCTATTTTCGTGTAGGTTGCATCagcttttatttataattatgtagGTTATCACAACTGCACTTGTCTTACTAATTTGCTCTAcgaaattagatgaaaaagaagaaaatgactCGAGCCCGCATCGAATTATTACCTtaacttttatatttttgttttcctcttttctcaggagccgataaaaataatctacGGTCGACGAATGCGACAATCCGATTCTCGATCCATCCCTCGTTTCAATAGTTTTCTGGACCTGCAGCAGCCGCGTCTGCTCTACATCTCAAGCCGCAATATTATTCGTaactgaaattaattaatgatgGTTACGTGACCTGCCGTGGacggtggatttttttttgttcacattACGGCCGTACTGATACGCCCCGTAGATCGgattttttctcggtttcgATCTGTACCTATCGGCGATTTGTTGTCGGTAGACAAAAAGCGGTCTGAACACCTTCGCTTCCTGACCCTCAAGGTCGTCCAGATCGTTTTTAACGCGTCCGTCGATCGATCTGGTTCCACGAAACGTTGGCCTTACGTGAGCCGATTTATTCTCTTCGATATTACCGGAggtattttcgtcgttttccgAACTTGCACCGCTTCTGACCACTCCGTAGGCTCGAATCCCGAATTGATCACCGTCGGGATTGTCGTCGTCGGCCGCGGATCCCGACTCCGAGGAGGTAACGGAAGTTCTTTCGATTACCCCGTTactttcgaagaattttttcggcAGTCCGTACGCTTGAATGCTCGGTTCTCTCGTGGTGGTCGCCAATCGGACTTCTGGAAGTGGCGCGAATCTTCGTCGCGTCGTCTTCACTTTGGAATTGAGCGATTCCCGCTCGACGACGGGATTGTCACCGAAATTCAGGTCCAACCGCGACTTCGGTAGCCCGTAGGCCTGCAGCGAAGgttcgcgaaattttcccTTCGCACCTCCGGCGATCGAAGATCCAGTTTTCGTACCCGTAAAACGATCGACGTTTTCCAAGCTCCCGCCGCTGCACATCGCGACACCGGCCAACGTGAATATCAGCAAATATCGAGCCTGCAAAATCACGGATAGAAAATTAATCGGTGTACGGTTGAAATTTTGGCGCCGttatcgcgattattttttatcgggaACGTAACGAATGAATAGACGCGAGTtagcgaataaataaaattcatcaccaTTTCGACGGTCGACGTTATTGCGATGTTCGCTCGGAGACTGAATCGATGTATACCTAATAaagtttaattaaattatGAATCACTTCCGAGTTCGTTATTAACAGTAGAACAGCACCTCACTGTCTGAGTGTATCTGCGAGTCCGAACAATGCTTATATATATTCCCAAGGCAATCTAAAGACTAGTATTAAAAGAGCACGTTTAAACCAGTTTGCAGATTCCACCGTAACGGGTGATGAAGTTCGTTCCACGTATATCCCCTTTACGATTCCCTGATTGGTTTAAGCTATAAGTATACTTCGTAAACGTAAGATCTGAGCTGCACTGCAGCAGCAAACCGGGGAAACCGCGGTCCTCCCATATACGTTTGCGTATACGATACGTGCTTATCTCCCTACAAACGTAAACGTATTAGATTCCTGTCTGAGCTCACCGTGATTCATCGCCTATGTGTATTGTAAGCGTTATACGACGATCTTCCGTTCTTCGAATGAAAAAGCTTTTCCAACCAATGCACAATTATAATCGGCGTCGTTCTGTCTGCTAAGTTAAAACACTGTAGGCTCGTTCCGTATGAGGCAACTGCAAAACGACGAACGTTACGCGAACTCGCCTTACCTGCATAATGTAACGCGCATCGACGTTCCAATGTAAACGCAAATACGATTATACCAATCGCGCAAAACTTGCAGAAACTAAATTACTCGAAATTTCACTCTGAAATGACAACCTAATATtggtcgttcgaaaaattgatgcataaattatgttttacccaaaaaaaaagttgattcgAGATAACTCGAATCACCGacggtttttttcgttccttttctctttcctttttttttttctcaacttcccATAGTCAATAATTTGGAGAAAGTATTTTTCGCGGGAGATCTTTCGTGCGAAGCATGGGCGATAATGAGTCGCACATCGAGGGTAAGGGGAGGAAGATTATGCGGCGTTAATCGTGGGCGCTAATTGTTTATTCCCGCAGATTATCATTCCGTTGTACcgaataagaggaaaaaatttcaacaatgaATGACTAACTATGCGTGCAGACAGCTCACAATTCCTAGCTTTCATTAACACGGGTTCGCTAACGTTCGATGTGCGgggacgatagaaaaaaaaaacagaaaaaaaaacgaaaatgaaaagaaaaaaatatatcgaaccCGTTGCTACCGTTCTCGGCggaaatgaaagataaaaaactactcgatgtaaaaataatcctCGACAAAGGCTCCCCGCGGTTCGCTATTCATTTTCAATGGAAGTTCCCGTGCCGTGTGCATGCCTAATCAGTAATCCACACTTCGCGATATACACCGTGAGTGCGTAGTGTAATAATTGGTCGTTCGAAGAGGTTCGAAGTCAGTggaatgacaaaaaagaataaagaaaacagGAACAGTTATTTTCCGCTTCTTATTCATGTACATCTGTAATGCGGACGTTCGGCATTTGTGAATAAATTCAAagcatttgaataataatctatTGGCGGATCTCGTCTAAAAGGTTCTTTCTTAAATAATTTAACAATGAAACGAGGTAAACATTTATATGTCAGTTCGCGTGGTATGTTGTAACACACGGTAAATGGTACAATAATGGAAGGAATaacatttttctaattaacaAATTATCGCCGCAGCAGTAAAGGgttacgtttttttccttcgttccaTGGCGCGCACGATGTGGATCGAAGTTTTCCGCACGGTTAATTCTTTCTCTCGGAATCATTTGATTACAGTAATTTGTTGATATTCCACGAGAGagcaaaatcgcgcgaaattaTTATCCGCGTCACTTCCTCACACGTCGAATAAACAATAACGATTCATTACGTATGCATATAATCCGTTTCATCTGAACATACATgtggtaggtatgtatacatatttcactCTTCATTATTCCCCGTACTACTACCGAAAGACGCACGTTAAATCGAATCGCGTACGTTCAGTGATGATTTTCTATTATTCGttcgccatatttttttttttttttctctcctttttataGTCAAGCAATCTCATTGATTATACTAGGTAACTTCTGATCAGGGGAAAATTTCAGTACTAGGATTAACGATCTGTCAAACTCCCGAACCATAAGGAAAATCATttgcttttgatttttgtatttcctctctataataatcgaaacgttgacaaaacaaaaattttcaaacgtcttCGAGcattcgttgaatttatttagcTTTTCCAGAGTTCGGAAAATTGCTCGGAATTCTTCAGGTGTTGAAGAAACAACGATCAAAAAGtttggggggaaaaagaaatatttggGCGTCGCAACCTGGTCGACTTGACACTAATAAAATACCCCAGATTATCACGAAATCACTCGCAGATGATCATTACATATTTAAGTGGGTTAGGCTAACTGTGCCACATCGTGAATTAATTCACGATTGTTTGTTTGTTGACTTCTTTTCTCAGGAATGGCAATTATTCGTGGTTGGTGTATTACCGCATGGGATTTCCGCTGCCTAAATCTggtcggaggaaaaaacgtgACCCCTacgtttttgaataatttttctggcGATTAGTTTTGAAGCCCATCGGGGGATAGgtgagtgaaatatttttattccgtcaATATCGTCAATATCGCAATAAGTCGATTATTTTCGCTACAAATATTGATGTTTATTTGATCATGACGACATCTTTGAGTAACTCATAATTTCACCTGTTCTTCCATATACCTATTGGCCTCGTTACTAAACGTATGTGTAGTTGTTGCGAAAGGAAAGTAAAGTATGCTAGCGGTTTTGGATAAAATTCTGAGAATATATTTACATCTGCATATCACCTAACAACGGTAAGTGTTTTTCTGCTTATTGGATTAGGAGGATAATGACTCAGAGAGTGGTGTACGATGATTcgcatatattatatgatgATACATACCCACACGTAAACGATATTTTTgcatctatatctatatacgtgcgataaataataatcaatattcAAACTAAGCATGACGTCGTTTTCTATAATGAATGATTAactgcataaaaaaaacaaagaaacgaacaaatcGACGATAAGCCTGGTTCTGTGATCCAAGTTGATCCCGCAGTCTTTAAAGCtattctgaaaaaatgtgattttCGAAtgcggaaatgaaaaatttgaaaattagtcTTCTATCTGATTATACTCggccgaataaaaaatttaataatcgtCGTAGTATCTCGGTCTTTTGTACGGATTGTAGTTATTATTGTACCCAAAAGAACCACCGTAATAGGAAGGTCTGTATCGTCTATAATTAGGTTTTCGATAGGCCCTCTCTTCAAGAATTCTTGTGCGATCGTTCTCCTGTTGACGATATCGGAAAAGGGGCCTGAATATTATGTCCTCGGCGGCCACCATGtcattctcattattttcgtAGTACAGATTTTCATCAGCGAGCGCGAAAACTGCCACTAAATCCTTCGAAGGCTGCGCCAACGCAGGGTCCACTCCGCCGCCATTTTGATAATCCGGTGCACTCCGATCCTGTAATAAGAAGAGCAAATATTTAATCGTCGGTCAAATTTGCAAGGGATGAAGAGACGCTTTTtccactcgtcgaatcgattATTGTGTAATTGATCGTTAAtatcgttgatattttttcaaatttcttctaAAACAGTTTAGAGGTTTTCGCATAATTGAGCCAACAAGTTATTTTTACAGTATAACGGGAAAGATGGGcatcgatgataaaatataaaacatagcaatatgattttttgcaaagcagaaattttttttattaaaataatttctttttcacgacgaaactattatattttcattatttttaccatATTGATTGTAAACTACACCTGCCAACACCTCGTATCTATCAATACGTATCTAAAACACTACCATCGATAGCTAACAAAATTCATACAACAATTGGaactaataaaataaatgtttttttttttttttttcacgcaagAACAGCTTATCATCTATATCGTCTCGTCCGAATAATTTCTCCTCATTGCGCCTCATTAATTCCTCAATAGTTTACCTCGATTCTAATCGTTGGATGCTCGTCTGTctccttttttattaattccaCAGGGATCCTGGCCCCATATTCGACGATATCCTCGTCCTGATGCACGTCGGCCAAATTATTTTCCGTAGCCACCGATGGCACGACGATAACCGATTCATTCTGATAATCTGCAGTTAAGTTTTTTGGGTGTAAAACCGCGACTAATGGCGCGGATATTTTATCTCCAATTACACCAGGTAGGCTTATGGTGGGGGGAACTACACCTTCCGGTAGCTTTATACCGGTCTGCTTAATACCAGGTACATTCCACTCATTGCCATCGGACGACAACGGGGATATATGGGGAAGTTCGTGATTTGGAATTAACTTTGAATCCGAGAGCACTTTTTCGTCGACTAAATTTTCCGCCGTTAAATCCTCGGGAAAGATTTCGACTGCCTGAAATCAGTATTCGGTTTCATAAGTCTGCATATTTTTCGTGCTTCATTTGAATAGGTGCGTTTTTTTTGCCACTGCCAACTGATATTCCAACGTTTCAAGAGATGCCCGAAGTTTAAGGGCGTTAAAAGCTTGAAAGATGGCGAATAAACCGCACTTTTTCAattagaaatttcaaaaaatgatcgtCACTTTTTCCGGGGTCGTTTCGCTGCCCTGTGCGTCACTTATGGGGATGACTTCTGCcaatgaaatttcttcgacgGCAGTAATGTCAGCGTCATCTTCTTCAGCTGCGAGGGTAGCTGCTTCCGTAATATTTTTCCTGATGTCTTCCAGATGAGTAACCGGGGCCGTCAGAATTTGTTCATTCTGAGTTAATATCTGAAACGATTGTGAAAATCTCTGAGTATTTTTAGCGGTAAAATTAATTAGCTggattgatttttcgatcagtAATTACCACATCCGGTTCGCTGGCGGGTAAAATGACGGTATTTTTTTTGACCACCAGTCCAGAAAGTGTTCCATTTCCAACGATCGTCTGCACGGCGTTCTGCACAACGGGATCCTGTACAATTGCCGCTAGAGTTTCGTTCGTTGTTTTCGGAATTTCTGGCAACAAACTGACAACATCCTCGTCGCTTAACGGCTGCGCGTCGATGTGAGAAACAGATGCGGCTAGAAGAGCCAATAACGCACAGATGGCCGGGTGGGTGAAGTCGGCCTgatggtaaaatgaaaaaataaataaataacacacTCCAATTTACTCGAGAAATGGCGAAAtaagttttaaaaaatgattccACTTTTCTTAGGCACTCACCATAATGTGCAGACTGGTATTAAAACAACGGATTAAAGAGGTATTTGTATCCGCTGTTGGCTCGGGTAGAAGATGCTGCTCTCTGGTAAAACTATAACGGGTCGTTCCGGTTTTATACGAGGTgaccaaaaaattatcgacgatGTGCTAAACGAAATGTGTATTACCCTTGCGGTGCTCGTAAGTTACGTTACTGTGATTATTACATTTCAATAGATTTAACTCATATCTATTCGAAATTACAACGGTTCAAGCTGCACGTATAAGCATCGTTGCCAATGAGCTTTACAGTTTCAAAGTCACGGCCACATCTGGTGCGCTGCAGTTCATTGCtgaatgaaataacaaaaaaaaaaaaggataaacaaAGGATGAAGATTTGCAACTAATTACCAATCCGATTTAATGTACTCTAAAGTAATATTTACCTGCACCTCAGTCCTGCCTCGAAACTACGTTTCACAAGGTCGTTCGATGTCCATTacttgttgtttgttttttttctaccaggTATTTAACACTCGCCAAAgagagttttttcttttccccaaTGTTTTCATCGGCGTAACGCTTTTGATTTCGAAAACTGCCGGAGTTATTCCTACGAAGTCTTGTCCGCGATAAGCTTCCTCTTCGTACACTTTGACGAAgcgaaatgaacgaataacgACTGGCGTATTTTGCATCACGCCATCGAAAAAGCATCGCACATGAAATTTAAAGAAGTGGCTAAACTATTTGCGAAAGTGACTAATAGTCGTGTAGTTTATAGATCTCGTTATCGCCGTCGCACCTTCTGACTTACcagatgaagtaaaaaatcagTATATTGGTTATTACGTTCCAACTGTCGACTTCGCTCTTCTGCAATAGAGcgtggaaaatttcgaagttttACCGCAGTAACGAGGTTTAGCAAGGGTCGTCGATAATTGGAACAGTTTTCAAATAAAGATGtcaattcgaacaaaataaagcaaggaaatataaaaaaaacacgtttaCTGtatattcaagtataaaatttcGTATTACAAGAGACAATgatttattatacacgtactgAATAATACTCGcaaatatttttaacaaaGCATTACTAAGGCTCAAAGACGAAAGAATTGACAATCTTGACAACGAACCGATGTCGATGATGATGGAAGAAAAGTTCTTTGAATCATAcacaattaaaaaagaaaaattcgaaagattaATTGTTCAGAGAATccgaaaattgagagaaaaaaaaaaggcaataataatcgaacaaaCAGGTGTGTTTATTAGAAGAGGAGGTTGGCGTTACTTAGCGAGCAATTAGTTTTGAGTTTGTCGACGGTTGTGGATATTTAGCAGGTGAGTACTGTTTGCTGGTCATTCAGTAGCAGTCGTATAAAAGAGTTCCAGCAGGCATTTTATCCCAGTAACGAAAACACAGGACTTTCAGCAACAAGTACAATCGCAGTAGATCAAATTCATTGAGCCACttcctcaaattttcaaacgaaaggaaattttcattgagATAAAATAACAGTTCAGGTATTTTGTCCTGCCCATCACGTGACCCAAAAATGAAACTCTACGTGCTACTGATTATCGGAATAATGAAATCAATCGAAGGAAAAGCTACAGCGACGCCAGAAACAATTACCACCACTAGAATTACGTCAGCAGCTGAAACTGAGTCTCCAAATTCGACAACTGAGTCATCGTCGAGTCCGCATACGGAATCATCACCGTCAGCAAAAGTCGTTTACACGACTGAAGGAATAATCAGTAACACGACGGAGGGCCCTTCAAAGGATAATGATTCTCCAGAGGAGTTGCCTGCCCTCGTTCCGGATCTTTTGACGGGTGATATATTGTTAGATCCTAGCGTTATTTTAGCACGTGTTACAAGGAGCGCCGGAGATTTCAAGAGCGGTGATGATCTGCCCAAATCAATAGTCGACTCCCTAGATCTTAGTTTTAACGACAAAATCCCGACCTTTTATTTCCTAAAATTTATACGGGTGCCCAGATCGGCGAACCGAAAATTGGTaccagaaaaaattaatgtgcATTTCAAGATGCCCGAGGGGGCGGATAAGACCCTCAGGAGATTCGCGAGAAGCGCTCATCAGGTGGGTTCGAAGAAGAAGTCAGCTGACGAAGGTAGAGATCTGGAAGGCGCTGAAGACGGTTTCATTATCAGaccattttttaaatatcgtcacgaacagcgaaaaaaaactaacagagAAGGATCCAGAAACAGGGATGCTTACAGCTATTATTATCCCAGATATCCAGTATTCCCTGGTAAATAATTGGCAAGGGATATCCAGAGTGATTATGCGACGTCGTCAACGATTCCCtgaaattatataatttttcacgtgaCAACGTGATTTTCTTGTaaatattgtaaataaattttttattcgtgtaTCAATATAATTTCCAGATTAGCCAAATGTAATCTTTATAAACTAGAAGAgccgaagaattttcggaataGGATTTAATATTAACTATTAAGTCCTTAACATCGCTTTGCTTAACATTTATTCTGCCCGAAAATCAAATGTCAAAGTCGACGCCTGGTTCTTCAACGTGCCGTTTCATTTGAatcaatttataaatataaatgtaacATAACATTTATCAttcgatgaataataaaaaaacaaccacTGAATagtaaatttcaattattcattgatcATCAATACCTGGCTCAATCCACACGCTCGAAAGTTGaacgaagatagaaaaaattttgatctcTTGTTGCATAAACTCGTAACTTATTGTAACTACATATTGTTCAATAAATTAGACATTCATTCTATCCTGACCGACCACAGGTTCACcgattttttcataaattcattaGATCACTACGAATATA
Proteins encoded in this window:
- the LOC105689785 gene encoding uncharacterized protein LOC105689785 isoform X1 produces the protein MARYLLIFTLAGVAMCSGGSLENVDRFTGTKTGSSIAGGAKGKFREPSLQAYGLPKSRLDLNFGDNPVVERESLNSKVKTTRRRFAPLPEVRLATTTREPSIQAYGLPKKFFESNGVIERTSVTSSESGSAADDDNPDGDQFGIRAYGVVRSGASSENDENTSGNIEENKSAHVRPTFRGTRSIDGRVKNDLDDLEGQEAKVFRPLFVYRQQIADRYRSKPRKNPIYGAYQYGRNVNKKKSTVHGRSRNHH
- the LOC105689785 gene encoding uncharacterized protein LOC105689785 isoform X2, producing the protein MARYLLIFTLAGVAMCSGGSLENVDRFTGTKTGSSIAGGAKGKFREPSLQAYGLPKSRLDLNFGDNPVVERESLNSKVKTTRRRFAPLPEVRLATTTREPSIQAYGLPKKFFESNGVIERTSVTSSESGSAADDDNPDGDQFGIRAYGVVRSGASSENDENTSGNIEENKSAHVRPTFRGTRSIDGRVKNDLDDLEGQEAKVFRPLFVYRQQIADSYE
- the LOC105689940 gene encoding uncharacterized protein LOC105689940; the encoded protein is MADFTHPAICALLALLAASVSHIDAQPLSDEDVVSLLPEIPKTTNETLAAIVQDPVVQNAVQTIVGNGTLSGLVVKKNTVILPASEPDVILTQNEQILTAPVTHLEDIRKNITEAATLAAEEDDADITAVEEISLAEVIPISDAQGSETTPEKAVEIFPEDLTAENLVDEKVLSDSKLIPNHELPHISPLSSDGNEWNVPGIKQTGIKLPEGVVPPTISLPGVIGDKISAPLVAVLHPKNLTADYQNESVIVVPSVATENNLADVHQDEDIVEYGARIPVELIKKETDEHPTIRIEDRSAPDYQNGGGVDPALAQPSKDLVAVFALADENLYYENNENDMVAAEDIIFRPLFRYRQQENDRTRILEERAYRKPNYRRYRPSYYGGSFGYNNNYNPYKRPRYYDDY